CCGCCCTTCGCGCGAAGGACGCAGCGAGGCTTCCTCGTCATCGCTCAGGATGCGGGTCTCGGCCTCGTCGATCATGTCGTCGCTGACCGTCAGCGGGCGGCGCGGCGGGGCATCGGGGTGTGCATCGCGGGCGCGCACACGCGGCGCGGCAGGTGCCGCGACGGGGGCATCGAAGGGCGCGTCAGGCGCGACCGGGCCCGAACCGGCCAGATCGGAAACGACCGGAAGCGGCGCCTCCTGCGGTGCCACATCCTGATGCGCAGGATCGCCTGCCACCAAAGGCTGCTCCGCGATCCGGCCCTGCTCGTCTTCCTCGACCAGCGCGGCCAGTTCGGCAGCCCCGCTCTTGCGGCGACCGAAAGTCACCGGGGCCTCGTCAGCCGGAACGGCCTTGCGCGTGCCCAGCCGCAGGCCAACCACGAGCCCGAGCAGCCCGCCCAGCCCGACCAGCGCCAGCGTGACCAGAACACGGGCCGTAAAGCCCAGCGGCGGCGCGGCGGCGGCCACGATCTTGGGCAGGCCGAGCGCCACGACGGCAGACTGGATGACCGCGACCGGAACCACGAGACTGGCCAGCGCGAACAAGGCGGCAAACCACAGGGCAGTGAATGCCGGGAACAGGCGATGGGCGCGGATCGACCGGCCTGCGCCCCCACCTGCACGCTTCACTTCCGGCTTGCGCTTGGACCTGGTCACCTGAGCATTACCCCCAACATTGGGCCAAGTGCCCTTGTTGGAGGGCGAATCGGCCTTCTGGCAAGACCCTACCAGACCCATGCCCCGACCATTCCCGATCGATTTCAGGCTGCGAGTCCGGCCTTGCCCGTCTTATGGGCTATCAGGGCTTGGTAAACGGGAAGATAACGCGCGGCATTGTGCGCCCAGTCGTGGGCCCTTTCGACAAAGGCACGGGCGACCTTGCGCCGCGCATCCCAGCCCTCGCGCGCGGCGAACAGGGCGACCATTGCCCTGGCCAGCGCGGCGGGATCGTCGGGCGCGAACAGCGTGCCGGTCACCCCGTCCTCGATCAGTTCGCGATGGCCGCCCACGTTGCTGGCGGCCACCAGCTTGCCCTGGGCCATGGCTTCGAGCGGCTTGAGCGGGGTGACCAGATCGGTCAGCCGCATGGCCTTGCGCGGATAGCACACGACATCGGCGAGCGCGTAGTAGCGGTCGACCTCGTGATGGGGCACGCGGCCCACGAAGCGGATGGCATGGGCCGCCTGCGAAGCCTCGGCCTGCGCGCGCAAGGCATGTTCGGCAGGCCCGCCGCCGACCAGCAGCAGCCGCGCGCCGGGCACTTGCGCGACGATGGCCGGCATCGCGGCGATCATGTCGTCGAGACCCTCATACGGATAGAAGCTGCCCAGAAAGCCGATCACCGGCCCTTCCCCCAGATCGAGCTGTTCGGCCAGCGCGCGGTCGGGCGCGAGCGGCGTGCCGAACAGCGCGAGATCGACCCCGTTGGGCATGATCGTGATCTTGCCCGGCGCCACCCCGCGCGCGACCAGATCGTCCTTGAGGCCCTGACAGATCGTGACCACGGCGTCGGCCCCGGCCACGACCCGGTCTTCGAGCCAGCGGGTGAGCCGGTAGCGCGCATTGCCCTCGCGCCCGGTGCCATTGCCCACGGCGGCATCTTCCCAGAACGCGCGGATCTCGTAGACGACCGGAATCCCCAGCCGCCGCCCGGCGCGCAGCGCGGCCAGGCCGCACAGGGCGGGCGAATGGGCATGGAGCACGTCCGGGCGCCAGTCCTGTGCGAGCGCGACGATGCGCGCGGCCAGCAGCCCCGCCTCGTGCCATTCGCGCAAGCCCGCCGGGCCGCTGGCCGTGCCGGGCGTGCGATAGAACACGAGCCCGTCGACCGTTTCGGAGCCCGCTTCTTCCCCGTTCCCGGCCCCGGCCCCGGCTCCGCCTCCGGCCATCGGCGCGTCATGGCGCACCCCGGTCACCCCGCGCACATCGAGGCCGTGGCCCTGCTGCGCCTTGAGAATGGCGCGGGTGCGGAACGTGTAGCCGCTGTGGAGCGGCAGCGAATGATCGAGTACGTGGAGAATCCGGGTCATGTGCCCTCGCTTGCCATGCCGGGCCTTAACACCCGGCAAATTCCTGCCGCACTTTCGCGCCCCGCTTCTTCCTGCCATCACCCTTTATCCGGGCTGGCAGGCTTAACCGCCCATCAACCCCGTCCCGTTAGGACATGTCCCCGCGATGATCGACAAGATAACCATCTTCGTGCCGCATATCCTGATGGCACTGGCGATCTGGAAGCTGCTCCATCGCGCCGATCTCGACGATGATCCGGCCCTGCCCAACGAGCGCAAGCCCCTGATGGGCCAGCGCAGGCCCGCCCCCCCGCGCAGCAGCGGGCGCACCGATGCTTGACCTGTTCTTCACCGCCTTCTGCCTCGCGTTTCTGGCCGCGGGAACCAGGCGGCCGTTCCTGTTCGTGCTGGCCTATGCCTATATCGACATCGTTGCCCCGCAGAAGGTTTCGTGGGGGTTCCTCACCCATATCCCGATCTCGCTGATCGCATTCCTCTGCGCGATTCTGGGCTGGATGGTGAGCGAGGACAAGAGCGGCGTCCGCTTCACCTCGCGCCAGTTCGTGCTGCTCCTGCTGCTGATCTATTGCGGGCTGACCACGCAGACCGCCGACTTCCCGGCCGAAGCCGCGGCCAAGTGGGACTGGGTGTGGAAGGCTCTGGTCTTCGCGCTGTTCCTGCCGCTCACCTTGCGCACGCGCCTGCGGATCGAGGCGCTCACGCTGATCATGGTGCTCTCGGTCGGGGTGATCGTGATCGGCGGGGGGATCAAGACGCTCAGTTCGGGCGGGGGCTATGGCGAACTGCGCCTGCTGGTCAACGACAACACCGGACTCTACGAAAGCTCGATCATCTCGACCGTGGCGATCAGCGTGATCCCGCTGGCGCTGTGGCTGGCCCAGTATGGCACGATCTTCAAACCCGACTGGAAAACCAAAGTCGTTGCCGCCGGTATCTGTTTCTCCTGCCTGCTCATGCCGGTGGGCACGCAGGCGCGCACCGGGCTGATCTGCGTGGGGGTTCTGGCGGTGATGATGCTGCGTTCGACCCGGCGCCCGATGCTCTATGTCGGCCTGCTCTGTGCCGGGGCGCTGGTGGCCGTGCCGCTGCTGCCCCACAGCTTTACCCAGCGCATGAGCACGATCGAGAATCACAAGGCCGACCAGTCGGCCTCGACCCGCGTGGCGGTGTGGATGTGGACCATCGAATTTGCCAAGACCCACCCGTTTGGCGGCGGCTTCGATGCCTTCCGGCAAAACACCATCAGCTACGACACCGTGAAGACCGACAACGCGGGCTCCAATACCGCCTCGGTCGAGACCGAACACAACGTGGAAAAGGGCCGCGCCTATCACTCGGCCTATTTCGAGATGCTGGGCGAGCAGGGCTATCCGGGCCTCGCGCTGTGGCTGCTGCTCCACGTCATGGGCGTGTTCCAGATGGAAGTGATCCGCCGCCGCTATCGCAGGAACCCGCCCGAGGGCTTTGCCTGGGTGACACCGCTGGCCGATGCGCTGCAACAGGCGCAGCTGTGCTATCTGGTCGGCTCCAGCTTCGTGGGGATCGCGTTCCAGCCGTTCTGCTACATGCTGGTGGGCCTCCAGTGCGGGCTTTCGGCCTATATCGGGCGCGTGAGCCGGGCCGCGCCGGTGCCCTTTGTGGCGCGGCGCCCGGTCAACGCGCGCCCTGCCGGGGCCAACCGGCTGTGACCGGCACACTTTGACAGCGCCTGCCGGGCGGCGCATGGGCAGACGATGACTTCGACGCCTGCCTTCATGCTCGACCCCGCCCGGTTTTCGCCCGAAACGTTCCTGCGCGATTTCTGGCAGAAACGCCCCGTGCTGATCCGCAATCCGTGGGCGGCCTGGGCCAATCCGCTCGAACCCGACGAACTGGCCGGGCTCGCCTGCGAGGAAGGCGTCGAATCGCGCCTGATCACCGGCCCGCGCGAGGCGCTGCGCCTCGAAAACGGGCCCCTGCCCGAAGCCCGCTTCGCCAGCCTTGGCGCCGAACCGTGGACCCTGCTGGTCCAGGCGGTCGACCAGCAGGTGCCCGATGTCGCCGCGCTGATCGAACCCTTCCGCTTCGTGCCCGACTGGCGGATCGACGACGTGATGATCAGCTATGCCA
The genomic region above belongs to Novosphingobium sp. IK01 and contains:
- a CDS encoding TIGR04063 family PEP-CTERM/XrtA system glycosyltransferase codes for the protein MTRILHVLDHSLPLHSGYTFRTRAILKAQQGHGLDVRGVTGVRHDAPMAGGGAGAGAGNGEEAGSETVDGLVFYRTPGTASGPAGLREWHEAGLLAARIVALAQDWRPDVLHAHSPALCGLAALRAGRRLGIPVVYEIRAFWEDAAVGNGTGREGNARYRLTRWLEDRVVAGADAVVTICQGLKDDLVARGVAPGKITIMPNGVDLALFGTPLAPDRALAEQLDLGEGPVIGFLGSFYPYEGLDDMIAAMPAIVAQVPGARLLLVGGGPAEHALRAQAEASQAAHAIRFVGRVPHHEVDRYYALADVVCYPRKAMRLTDLVTPLKPLEAMAQGKLVAASNVGGHRELIEDGVTGTLFAPDDPAALARAMVALFAAREGWDARRKVARAFVERAHDWAHNAARYLPVYQALIAHKTGKAGLAA
- a CDS encoding putative O-glycosylation ligase, exosortase A system-associated; the encoded protein is MLDLFFTAFCLAFLAAGTRRPFLFVLAYAYIDIVAPQKVSWGFLTHIPISLIAFLCAILGWMVSEDKSGVRFTSRQFVLLLLLIYCGLTTQTADFPAEAAAKWDWVWKALVFALFLPLTLRTRLRIEALTLIMVLSVGVIVIGGGIKTLSSGGGYGELRLLVNDNTGLYESSIISTVAISVIPLALWLAQYGTIFKPDWKTKVVAAGICFSCLLMPVGTQARTGLICVGVLAVMMLRSTRRPMLYVGLLCAGALVAVPLLPHSFTQRMSTIENHKADQSASTRVAVWMWTIEFAKTHPFGGGFDAFRQNTISYDTVKTDNAGSNTASVETEHNVEKGRAYHSAYFEMLGEQGYPGLALWLLLHVMGVFQMEVIRRRYRRNPPEGFAWVTPLADALQQAQLCYLVGSSFVGIAFQPFCYMLVGLQCGLSAYIGRVSRAAPVPFVARRPVNARPAGANRL